One window of the Eucalyptus grandis isolate ANBG69807.140 chromosome 6, ASM1654582v1, whole genome shotgun sequence genome contains the following:
- the LOC104415920 gene encoding F-box/FBD/LRR-repeat protein At1g13570, whose translation MKREPPKSPCQTEIELDRLSSLPGHIIDQILSQLSIRDAVRTSVLSTKWRYKWATLPNLVFDNHCISLTSQDQAVIKSKLVSIIDHVLLLHTGPVYKFRLSHRDLVGVTDIDRWILHLSRSPIREFVLEIWKGQRYKLHSCLFSCQNLTHLELFNCLVRPPPTFHGFKNLKSLDLQHITMGQDVFEHLITSCPLLERLTLMNFDGFSHLNINATSLLFFDIGGVFDDVSFKNTFQLALVSIGLYAKDKIGKRPGYTSNLIKFFAHLPHIRRLEIQSYFLKYLAVGDVPLKLPSPCVDLGYLSLRINFDDCEENKAALCLLRSSPNLQELEILARPEEAFLMESFVNFWEDEHWSCPFDQLRLVKVTGISGTRLELGFISFLLLASPALERMTMKPASANGQLLMMKELLRFRRASVRAEIIYLDP comes from the exons ATG AAAAGAGAGCCACCCAAAAGTCCTTGCCAGACAGAGATCGAACTGGATAGGCTCAGTAGCTTGCCAGGACATATTATAGATCAAATCTTGTCTCAGTTGTCAATAAGGGATGCAGTAAGAACAAGTGTTCTGTCAACAAAATGGCGGTACAAGTGGGCCACACTTCCAAATCTTGTATTTGACAACCATTGTATTTCACTTACTTCCCAAGACCAGGCAGTCATCAAGAGTAAGCTTGTGAGCATTATCGACCATGTTCTCTTACTTCATACTGGTCCCGTGTACAAATTTAGGCTTTCTCATCGGGATCTTGTTGGTGTCACTGATATCGACCGGTGGATTCTCCATCTGTCGAGGAGCCCTATCAgagaatttgttcttgaaatatgGAAAGGCCAAAGATACAAGCTGCATTCTTGTTTGTTTTCATGCCAGAATTTGACGCACCTGGAGCTGTTCAATTGTTTGGTCAGACCTCCACCAACGTTCCATGGCTTTAAGAATTTAAAGAGCCTCGATTTGCAACACATTACAATGGGGCAAGATGTGTTTGAACATCTGATAACAAGCTGTCCTCTTCTCGAAAGACTGACGTTGATGAACTTTGATGGTTTCTCACATCTTAACATTAACGCAACAAGCCTTTTGTTCTTTGACATTGGAGGTGTTTTTGATGATGTAagttttaaaaatacatttcaGTTAGCTCTAGTCTCCATCGGCTTGTATGCCAAAGATAAGATCGGCAAACGGCCTGGTTACACCAGCAATTTGATCAAGTTCTTTGCTCATTTGCCTCATATTCGAAGACTTGAGATACAGAGTTACTTTTTGAAG TATTTGGCTGTTGGTGATGTGCCATTGAAGTTGCCTAGCCCATGTGTGGATCTCGGTTACCTTTCCTTGCGCATAAACTTTGACGACTGTGAAGAGAATAAAGCTGCTTTATGCCTATTGAGAAGCTCCCCAAATTTACAAGAACTTGAGATATTG GCTCGGCCTGAAGAAGCGTTCCTTATGGAGAGTTTTGTTAACTTTTGGGAAGACGAGCATTGGAGTTGCCCGTTTGACCAGTTGCGGCTGGTGAAAGTTACTGGCATATCTGGAACTAGGCTTGAGCTGGGTTTCATAAGCTTCCTGCTTTTGGCTTCTCCTGCACTTGAGAGGATGACCATGAAGCCCGCTTCGGCCAATGGACAATTGCTGATGATGAAAGAGTTGCTGCGGTTTCGGCGAGCATCGGTCCGAGCAGAAATCATCTATTTGGATCCGTGA
- the LOC104415798 gene encoding F-box/FBD/LRR-repeat protein At1g13570 has translation MMEEVDRISQLPGHITEKILSCLPIKDAVRTSILSTKWRYKWSSVPQLVFDDQCTSTGGVPSLLSSLQENLVKIIDEVLLLHTGPIQLFKLSHKKFCALSNIDHWILHLSRVSVKAIVLNIWKGQYYKIPTSLFNCHDLIILELSCSVMKIPSTFEGFKNLQTLYLFRVKLSSDELEALISRCPLLKRLKLRKLEEIKQINVKAGNLEWLEFEGALQDVAFGVMNHLKSVKIDSFDHIDNRCGLGYANSSNLHKLFRNLPKIQSLKLGNHSLKYLAIGNVPQTLPNELVHLKYLFTCLDFNSVEEILTVMCLIRSSPQLKHLDFQNRVRDQQTTGIWTMADFREDHRACCLERVQVVSMGGISGSEPELEFIKFLLISSQNLQKMTIRPNSTSEEGKLLRELLRSPRASAQAEVIFL, from the exons ATGATGGAAGAGGTAGACAGGATCAGCCAATTACCGGGGCACATAACAGAGAAAATCTTATCGTGCCTGCCGATTAAGGATGCGGTCAGGACTAGTATTTTGTCAACAAAGTGGAGGTATAAATGGTCCTCTGTTCCACAACTTGTGTTTGATGACCAATGTACCAGCACTGGGGGAGTTCCTTCTCTTCTATCATCTCTGCAAGAAAACTTGGTGAAGATAATTGATGAGGTCCTCTTGCTTCATACTGGCCCAATACAGCTGTTCAAGCTCTCTCACAAAAAATTTTGTGCCCTGAGTAACATTGACCACTGGATTCTTCATCTATCCAGAGTCTCTGTTAAAGCAATCGTACTCAACATCTGGAAAGGGCAGTATTACAAGATTCCCACCTCCTTATTCAATTGCCATGACTTGATTATTTTGGAACTCAGCTGCAGTGTGATGAAAATTCCGTCGACGTTTGAAGGATTCAAAAACTTGCAAACTTTGTATCTTTTTCGTGTGAAGCTGTCTTCGGACGAACTTGAAGCTTTGATTTCTCGCTGCCCCCTGCTAAAACGTTTGAAGTTGAGGAAGTTAGAGGAGATTAAGCAAATTAATGTCAAAGCTGGCAACCTCGAGtggcttgaatttgaaggaGCTTTACAGGACGTCGCTTTCGGTGTTATGAACCACTTGAAGTCGGTCAAGATAGACTCATTTGATCATATTGATAACAGATGTGGACTCGGTTATGCCAACTCGAGCAATTTGCACAAACTCTTCCGAAATCTGCCCAAAATTCAGAGTCTCAAGCTTGGAAATCACTCACTCAAG TATTTGGCTATTGGAAATGTTCCACAGACACTGCCTAATGAACTCGTTCATTTGAAGTACCTCTTCACGTGCTTAGACTTCAATAGTGTGGAGGAGATTTTGACTGTTATGTGCCTGATAAGAAGCTCTCCTCAGTTGAAACATTTAGACTTTCAG AATCGTGTCAGGGATCAACAGACTACAGGGATTTGGACAATGGCCGACTTTCGGGAAGACCACCGTGCGTGTTGCCTAGAACGTGTACAAGTTGTATCGATGGGTGGGATTTCTGGCAGTGAGCCAGAGCTGGAATTTATAAAGTTCCTGCTTATTAGCTCGCAGAACCTACAAAAGATGACGATCCGGCCTAATTCCACGAGTGAAGAAGGCAAGTTGCTTAGGGAGTTGCTGCGGTCCCCGCGAGCCTCAGCGCAAGCGGAGGTGATCTTTCTCTGA
- the LOC104415599 gene encoding F-box/FBD/LRR-repeat protein At1g13570 isoform X2 has product MRSPKKKRKLPKTLSQVRTTMMNELDKISELPGHIMDQILSRLPIKDAVRTSILSRKWRYKWSSVPQLVFDDQCTSTGGVPIQTIIDKVLLLHTGPIQKFMLSHQGMCASSDIDHWILHLCRVSVNEIILDIWQGQYYKIPTSLFKCQDLIHLELYRCLVKIPSTFEGFKILESLDLQVVELSPDELEALISRCPLLKRLTLRGLDGIKQINVEVGNLEWLEVEGALQDVAFGVMNRLKSVKIDFSDNIGDKCGPGDANSTNLHKLFQNLPKIETLEFENYSLKYLAIGNVPQTPPNDLIHLKYLFSCIDFNSTEEILTVMCLIRSSPKLKHVDFRNRAKDQQTSTIGTMADFWEDHRASCLEQVQVISMDGFSGSEPELEFIKFLLTSSPNLQKMTIRPESTSGEGKLLRELLRSRRASTQAEVIFI; this is encoded by the exons atgcggtcacccaagaaGAAGCGAAAGCTTCCAAAGACGTTATCTCAG GTGAGAACAACAATGATGAATGAGTTGGACAAGATCAGCGAGTTACCAGGGCACATAATGGACCAAATCCTGTCGCGCTTGCCGATTAAAGACGCAGTGAGGACTAGTATTTTGTCAAGAAAGTGGAGGTACAAATGGTCCTCTGTTCCACAACTTGTGTTTGACGACCAGTGTACCAGCACCGGGGGAGTTCCAATACAGACGATAATTGACAAGGTTCTCTTGCTTCATACTGGCCCAATACAGAAGTTCATGCTCTCCCATCAAGGAATGTGCGCCTCGAGTGACATTGACCACTGGATTCTTCATCTATGCAGAGTCTCCGTCAATGAAATCATACTTGACATCTGGCAAGGGCAATATTACAAGATTCCCACCTCCTTATTCAAGTGCCAGGACTTGATTCATTTGGAACTGTACAGATGTTTGGTGAAAATCCCATCGACGTTTGAAGGATTCAAGATCTTGGAAAGTTTGGATCTTCAAGTTGTTGAGCTGTCTCCAGACGAGCTTGAGGCTTTGATTTCTCGCTGCCCCCTACTAAAACGTTTGACGTTGAGGGGCTTGGACGGTATTAAGCAAATTAATGTCGAAGTTGGCAACCTCGAGTGGCTTGAAGTTGAAGGAGCTTTACAGGATGTCGCTTTCGGTGTTATGAACCGTTTGAAGTCGGTCAAAATAGATTTCTCTGATAATATTGGTGACAAATGTGGACCCGGCGATGCCAACTCCACCAATTTGCACAAACTCTTTCAAAATTTGCCCAAAATTGAGACTCTCGAATTTGAAAATTACTCACTCAAG TATTTGGCTATTGGAAATGTTCCACAGACACCACCTAATGACCTCATTCATTTGAAGTACCTCTTCTCATGCATAGACTTCAATAGTACGGAGGAGATTTTGACTGTTATGTGCTTGATCAGAAGCTCTCCTAAGTTGAAACATGTAGACTTTCGG AATCGTGCCAAGGATCAACAGACTTCAACAATTGGGACAATGGCCGACTTTTGGGAAGATCACCGTGCGAGTTGCTTGGAACAGGTACAAGTTATATCGATGGATGGGTTTTCTGGCAGTGAGCCAGAGCTGGAATTTATAAAGTTTCTGCTTACTAGCTCGCCGAACCTACAAAAGATGACGATCCGGCCTGAATCCACGAGTGGAGAAGGCAAGTTGCTGAGGGAGTTGCTGCGGTCCCGGCGAGCCTCAACGCAAGCGGAGGTGATCTTTATCTGA
- the LOC104415599 gene encoding F-box/FBD/LRR-repeat protein At1g13570 isoform X5, whose translation MRSPKKKRKLPKTLSQVRTTMMNELDKISELPGHIMDQILSRLPIKDAVRTSILSRKWRYKWSSVPQLVFDDQCTSTGGVPIQTIIDKVLLLHTGPIQKFMLSHQGMCASSDIDHWILHLCRVSVNEIILDIWQGQYYKIPTSLFKCQDLIHLELYRCLVKIPSTFEGFKILESLDLQVVELSPDELEALISRCPLLKRLTLRGLDGIKQINVEVGNLEWLEVEGALQDVAFGVMNRLKSVKIDFSDNIGDKCGPGDANSTNLHKLFQNLPKIETLEFENYSLKYLAIGNVPQTPPNDLIHLKYLFSCIDFNSTEEILTVMCLIRSSPKLKHVDFRNRAKDQQTSTIGTMADFWEDHRASCLEQLAEPTKDDDPA comes from the exons atgcggtcacccaagaaGAAGCGAAAGCTTCCAAAGACGTTATCTCAG GTGAGAACAACAATGATGAATGAGTTGGACAAGATCAGCGAGTTACCAGGGCACATAATGGACCAAATCCTGTCGCGCTTGCCGATTAAAGACGCAGTGAGGACTAGTATTTTGTCAAGAAAGTGGAGGTACAAATGGTCCTCTGTTCCACAACTTGTGTTTGACGACCAGTGTACCAGCACCGGGGGAGTTCCAATACAGACGATAATTGACAAGGTTCTCTTGCTTCATACTGGCCCAATACAGAAGTTCATGCTCTCCCATCAAGGAATGTGCGCCTCGAGTGACATTGACCACTGGATTCTTCATCTATGCAGAGTCTCCGTCAATGAAATCATACTTGACATCTGGCAAGGGCAATATTACAAGATTCCCACCTCCTTATTCAAGTGCCAGGACTTGATTCATTTGGAACTGTACAGATGTTTGGTGAAAATCCCATCGACGTTTGAAGGATTCAAGATCTTGGAAAGTTTGGATCTTCAAGTTGTTGAGCTGTCTCCAGACGAGCTTGAGGCTTTGATTTCTCGCTGCCCCCTACTAAAACGTTTGACGTTGAGGGGCTTGGACGGTATTAAGCAAATTAATGTCGAAGTTGGCAACCTCGAGTGGCTTGAAGTTGAAGGAGCTTTACAGGATGTCGCTTTCGGTGTTATGAACCGTTTGAAGTCGGTCAAAATAGATTTCTCTGATAATATTGGTGACAAATGTGGACCCGGCGATGCCAACTCCACCAATTTGCACAAACTCTTTCAAAATTTGCCCAAAATTGAGACTCTCGAATTTGAAAATTACTCACTCAAG TATTTGGCTATTGGAAATGTTCCACAGACACCACCTAATGACCTCATTCATTTGAAGTACCTCTTCTCATGCATAGACTTCAATAGTACGGAGGAGATTTTGACTGTTATGTGCTTGATCAGAAGCTCTCCTAAGTTGAAACATGTAGACTTTCGG AATCGTGCCAAGGATCAACAGACTTCAACAATTGGGACAATGGCCGACTTTTGGGAAGATCACCGTGCGAGTTGCTTGGAACAG CTCGCCGAACCTACAAAAGATGACGATCCGGCCTGA
- the LOC104415599 gene encoding F-box/FBD/LRR-repeat protein At1g13570 isoform X1, producing MRSPKKKRKLPKTLSQVRTTMMNELDKISELPGHIMDQILSRLPIKDAVRTSILSRKWRYKWSSVPQLVFDDQCTSTGGVPIQTIIDKVLLLHTGPIQKFMLSHQGMCASSDIDHWILHLCRVSVNEIILDIWQGQYYKIPTSLFKCQDLIHLELYRCLVKIPSTFEGFKILESLDLQVVELSPDELEALISRCPLLKRLTLRGLDGIKQINVEVGNLEWLEVEGALQDVAFGVMNRLKSVKIDFSDNIGDKCGPGDANSTNLHKLFQNLPKIETLEFENYSLKYLAIGNVPQTPPNDLIHLKYLFSCIDFNSTEEILTVMCLIRSSPKLKHVDFRPQNRAKDQQTSTIGTMADFWEDHRASCLEQVQVISMDGFSGSEPELEFIKFLLTSSPNLQKMTIRPESTSGEGKLLRELLRSRRASTQAEVIFI from the exons atgcggtcacccaagaaGAAGCGAAAGCTTCCAAAGACGTTATCTCAG GTGAGAACAACAATGATGAATGAGTTGGACAAGATCAGCGAGTTACCAGGGCACATAATGGACCAAATCCTGTCGCGCTTGCCGATTAAAGACGCAGTGAGGACTAGTATTTTGTCAAGAAAGTGGAGGTACAAATGGTCCTCTGTTCCACAACTTGTGTTTGACGACCAGTGTACCAGCACCGGGGGAGTTCCAATACAGACGATAATTGACAAGGTTCTCTTGCTTCATACTGGCCCAATACAGAAGTTCATGCTCTCCCATCAAGGAATGTGCGCCTCGAGTGACATTGACCACTGGATTCTTCATCTATGCAGAGTCTCCGTCAATGAAATCATACTTGACATCTGGCAAGGGCAATATTACAAGATTCCCACCTCCTTATTCAAGTGCCAGGACTTGATTCATTTGGAACTGTACAGATGTTTGGTGAAAATCCCATCGACGTTTGAAGGATTCAAGATCTTGGAAAGTTTGGATCTTCAAGTTGTTGAGCTGTCTCCAGACGAGCTTGAGGCTTTGATTTCTCGCTGCCCCCTACTAAAACGTTTGACGTTGAGGGGCTTGGACGGTATTAAGCAAATTAATGTCGAAGTTGGCAACCTCGAGTGGCTTGAAGTTGAAGGAGCTTTACAGGATGTCGCTTTCGGTGTTATGAACCGTTTGAAGTCGGTCAAAATAGATTTCTCTGATAATATTGGTGACAAATGTGGACCCGGCGATGCCAACTCCACCAATTTGCACAAACTCTTTCAAAATTTGCCCAAAATTGAGACTCTCGAATTTGAAAATTACTCACTCAAG TATTTGGCTATTGGAAATGTTCCACAGACACCACCTAATGACCTCATTCATTTGAAGTACCTCTTCTCATGCATAGACTTCAATAGTACGGAGGAGATTTTGACTGTTATGTGCTTGATCAGAAGCTCTCCTAAGTTGAAACATGTAGACTTTCGG CCACAGAATCGTGCCAAGGATCAACAGACTTCAACAATTGGGACAATGGCCGACTTTTGGGAAGATCACCGTGCGAGTTGCTTGGAACAGGTACAAGTTATATCGATGGATGGGTTTTCTGGCAGTGAGCCAGAGCTGGAATTTATAAAGTTTCTGCTTACTAGCTCGCCGAACCTACAAAAGATGACGATCCGGCCTGAATCCACGAGTGGAGAAGGCAAGTTGCTGAGGGAGTTGCTGCGGTCCCGGCGAGCCTCAACGCAAGCGGAGGTGATCTTTATCTGA
- the LOC104415599 gene encoding F-box/FBD/LRR-repeat protein At1g13570 isoform X4 yields the protein MRSPKKKRKLPKTLSQVRTTMMNELDKISELPGHIMDQILSRLPIKDAVRTSILSRKWRYKWSSVPQLVFDDQCTSTGGVPIQTIIDKVLLLHTGPIQKFMLSHQGMCASSDIDHWILHLCRVSVNEIILDIWQGQYYKIPTSLFKCQDLIHLELYRCLVKIPSTFEGFKILESLDLQVVELSPDELEALISRCPLLKRLTLRGLDGIKQINVEVGNLEWLEVEGALQDVAFGVMNRLKSVKIDFSDNIGDKCGPGDANSTNLHKLFQNLPKIETLEFENYSLKYLAIGNVPQTPPNDLIHLKYLFSCIDFNSTEEILTVMCLIRSSPKLKHVDFRPQNRAKDQQTSTIGTMADFWEDHRASCLEQLAEPTKDDDPA from the exons atgcggtcacccaagaaGAAGCGAAAGCTTCCAAAGACGTTATCTCAG GTGAGAACAACAATGATGAATGAGTTGGACAAGATCAGCGAGTTACCAGGGCACATAATGGACCAAATCCTGTCGCGCTTGCCGATTAAAGACGCAGTGAGGACTAGTATTTTGTCAAGAAAGTGGAGGTACAAATGGTCCTCTGTTCCACAACTTGTGTTTGACGACCAGTGTACCAGCACCGGGGGAGTTCCAATACAGACGATAATTGACAAGGTTCTCTTGCTTCATACTGGCCCAATACAGAAGTTCATGCTCTCCCATCAAGGAATGTGCGCCTCGAGTGACATTGACCACTGGATTCTTCATCTATGCAGAGTCTCCGTCAATGAAATCATACTTGACATCTGGCAAGGGCAATATTACAAGATTCCCACCTCCTTATTCAAGTGCCAGGACTTGATTCATTTGGAACTGTACAGATGTTTGGTGAAAATCCCATCGACGTTTGAAGGATTCAAGATCTTGGAAAGTTTGGATCTTCAAGTTGTTGAGCTGTCTCCAGACGAGCTTGAGGCTTTGATTTCTCGCTGCCCCCTACTAAAACGTTTGACGTTGAGGGGCTTGGACGGTATTAAGCAAATTAATGTCGAAGTTGGCAACCTCGAGTGGCTTGAAGTTGAAGGAGCTTTACAGGATGTCGCTTTCGGTGTTATGAACCGTTTGAAGTCGGTCAAAATAGATTTCTCTGATAATATTGGTGACAAATGTGGACCCGGCGATGCCAACTCCACCAATTTGCACAAACTCTTTCAAAATTTGCCCAAAATTGAGACTCTCGAATTTGAAAATTACTCACTCAAG TATTTGGCTATTGGAAATGTTCCACAGACACCACCTAATGACCTCATTCATTTGAAGTACCTCTTCTCATGCATAGACTTCAATAGTACGGAGGAGATTTTGACTGTTATGTGCTTGATCAGAAGCTCTCCTAAGTTGAAACATGTAGACTTTCGG CCACAGAATCGTGCCAAGGATCAACAGACTTCAACAATTGGGACAATGGCCGACTTTTGGGAAGATCACCGTGCGAGTTGCTTGGAACAG CTCGCCGAACCTACAAAAGATGACGATCCGGCCTGA
- the LOC104415599 gene encoding F-box/FBD/LRR-repeat protein At1g13570 isoform X3, whose protein sequence is MMNELDKISELPGHIMDQILSRLPIKDAVRTSILSRKWRYKWSSVPQLVFDDQCTSTGGVPIQTIIDKVLLLHTGPIQKFMLSHQGMCASSDIDHWILHLCRVSVNEIILDIWQGQYYKIPTSLFKCQDLIHLELYRCLVKIPSTFEGFKILESLDLQVVELSPDELEALISRCPLLKRLTLRGLDGIKQINVEVGNLEWLEVEGALQDVAFGVMNRLKSVKIDFSDNIGDKCGPGDANSTNLHKLFQNLPKIETLEFENYSLKYLAIGNVPQTPPNDLIHLKYLFSCIDFNSTEEILTVMCLIRSSPKLKHVDFRPQNRAKDQQTSTIGTMADFWEDHRASCLEQVQVISMDGFSGSEPELEFIKFLLTSSPNLQKMTIRPESTSGEGKLLRELLRSRRASTQAEVIFI, encoded by the exons ATGATGAATGAGTTGGACAAGATCAGCGAGTTACCAGGGCACATAATGGACCAAATCCTGTCGCGCTTGCCGATTAAAGACGCAGTGAGGACTAGTATTTTGTCAAGAAAGTGGAGGTACAAATGGTCCTCTGTTCCACAACTTGTGTTTGACGACCAGTGTACCAGCACCGGGGGAGTTCCAATACAGACGATAATTGACAAGGTTCTCTTGCTTCATACTGGCCCAATACAGAAGTTCATGCTCTCCCATCAAGGAATGTGCGCCTCGAGTGACATTGACCACTGGATTCTTCATCTATGCAGAGTCTCCGTCAATGAAATCATACTTGACATCTGGCAAGGGCAATATTACAAGATTCCCACCTCCTTATTCAAGTGCCAGGACTTGATTCATTTGGAACTGTACAGATGTTTGGTGAAAATCCCATCGACGTTTGAAGGATTCAAGATCTTGGAAAGTTTGGATCTTCAAGTTGTTGAGCTGTCTCCAGACGAGCTTGAGGCTTTGATTTCTCGCTGCCCCCTACTAAAACGTTTGACGTTGAGGGGCTTGGACGGTATTAAGCAAATTAATGTCGAAGTTGGCAACCTCGAGTGGCTTGAAGTTGAAGGAGCTTTACAGGATGTCGCTTTCGGTGTTATGAACCGTTTGAAGTCGGTCAAAATAGATTTCTCTGATAATATTGGTGACAAATGTGGACCCGGCGATGCCAACTCCACCAATTTGCACAAACTCTTTCAAAATTTGCCCAAAATTGAGACTCTCGAATTTGAAAATTACTCACTCAAG TATTTGGCTATTGGAAATGTTCCACAGACACCACCTAATGACCTCATTCATTTGAAGTACCTCTTCTCATGCATAGACTTCAATAGTACGGAGGAGATTTTGACTGTTATGTGCTTGATCAGAAGCTCTCCTAAGTTGAAACATGTAGACTTTCGG CCACAGAATCGTGCCAAGGATCAACAGACTTCAACAATTGGGACAATGGCCGACTTTTGGGAAGATCACCGTGCGAGTTGCTTGGAACAGGTACAAGTTATATCGATGGATGGGTTTTCTGGCAGTGAGCCAGAGCTGGAATTTATAAAGTTTCTGCTTACTAGCTCGCCGAACCTACAAAAGATGACGATCCGGCCTGAATCCACGAGTGGAGAAGGCAAGTTGCTGAGGGAGTTGCTGCGGTCCCGGCGAGCCTCAACGCAAGCGGAGGTGATCTTTATCTGA